One Litoribacterium kuwaitense DNA window includes the following coding sequences:
- a CDS encoding GNAT family N-acetyltransferase, whose protein sequence is METTIQAQVRELQQMVEQHDRCSLKLNWDMLSERPSDDTYDYFAWDGAQFIGFLGVYDFGNKLEMCGMVHPNNRRQGIGKRLLNQALLGWANVPQRKLLNVPEGSKSGRAFVKALEWSLDFTEYEMSCSQIDDLSNEDKVFLRKASEGDIPFILEMDQQGFAMSYEEAKKLYTVHENVYEGTFIIEKSDRLIGKMRLEHLEHETWLYGFVIDQKQRGRGLGRAALQALVQQEVEQGRQICLEVVAENEQALRLYTSAGFTQFGAQHYYYKSENDNQKYKKPEA, encoded by the coding sequence ATGGAAACAACGATACAAGCACAGGTTCGCGAATTGCAGCAAATGGTTGAGCAGCATGATCGTTGCTCATTGAAATTAAACTGGGACATGTTGAGCGAGCGGCCGAGTGACGATACATATGATTATTTTGCCTGGGACGGCGCACAGTTCATCGGCTTTTTAGGTGTGTATGATTTTGGGAATAAGCTTGAAATGTGTGGAATGGTTCATCCGAACAATCGCCGCCAAGGGATTGGCAAACGTTTACTTAATCAAGCGCTTCTTGGTTGGGCTAATGTACCGCAGCGCAAGCTCTTGAACGTTCCTGAAGGGTCAAAGAGTGGGAGAGCATTTGTGAAAGCTTTAGAATGGTCCCTTGATTTCACGGAGTATGAAATGAGTTGTTCACAAATCGATGATTTAAGCAATGAAGACAAGGTTTTTTTGCGTAAAGCGAGTGAGGGTGATATCCCGTTTATTCTCGAAATGGATCAACAAGGGTTTGCTATGTCTTATGAAGAGGCGAAAAAATTATATACCGTCCATGAAAATGTATATGAGGGAACTTTTATCATTGAGAAGAGCGATCGTCTAATCGGGAAAATGAGGCTCGAGCACCTTGAGCATGAGACATGGTTATACGGATTCGTTATTGATCAAAAACAGCGTGGGCGCGGCTTAGGACGGGCAGCTTTGCAAGCCCTTGTTCAGCAGGAAGTCGAACAAGGCAGGCAAATTTGCTTAGAAGTCGTTGCTGAAAATGAGCAAGCCCTACGTTTGTACACGTCTGCAGGCTTCACGCAGTTTGGTGCTCAGCACTATTACTACAAAAGTGAAAATGATAACCAAAAATACAAAAAACCAGAAGCTTAA
- a CDS encoding glyoxalase superfamily protein, with amino-acid sequence MLDAPVPILRFFDEERTFAFYERFLGFTVDWTHRFEEGLPLYMQVSQGKCVLHLSEHYGDAIPGSTLRIGVEDVEAFQQALLRQQAAFARPGLQDGVGGKECIVTDPSGNRLIFFKIE; translated from the coding sequence ATGCTCGATGCCCCGGTTCCGATTTTGCGGTTTTTTGATGAAGAGCGTACGTTTGCTTTTTATGAACGCTTCCTTGGATTCACAGTCGATTGGACGCATCGCTTTGAAGAAGGCTTGCCTCTATATATGCAAGTATCGCAAGGGAAGTGTGTGTTACATTTATCTGAGCATTATGGTGATGCAATTCCTGGCTCAACCTTACGTATTGGTGTTGAAGATGTGGAAGCTTTTCAACAAGCGCTCCTTCGACAACAGGCTGCCTTTGCACGGCCTGGGCTTCAAGACGGAGTAGGAGGGAAAGAGTGTATTGTCACCGATCCTTCAGGGAACCGTCTGATCTTTTTCAAAATTGAATGA
- a CDS encoding protein kinase family protein, with protein sequence MKPTQQLVRSVLFKFEGKSWVVEQKDARLQLVGQGRSACVFRIAGTNRVLKVFYPPFVKIAQEEAEIYQQLAGISYFPTLHESGEGYLVIDYVEGFTFYTCMATGRRVTEAHIKEVDRALQGARERGLNPSDIHLQNLIVTLDGSVKLIDVARFRQKKKCQQWSHLKKAFYQLYQKRYVPKKWPVRVMRIVAELYKKKRLPRFR encoded by the coding sequence ATGAAACCGACACAGCAGCTAGTGCGTAGTGTTCTTTTTAAATTTGAAGGTAAAAGCTGGGTTGTCGAACAAAAAGACGCACGGCTGCAGCTTGTAGGGCAAGGGCGAAGCGCCTGTGTCTTTCGGATTGCTGGTACCAATCGTGTGCTAAAAGTGTTTTACCCACCTTTTGTAAAGATAGCGCAAGAGGAGGCTGAGATTTATCAACAGCTTGCCGGCATTTCGTATTTTCCGACTTTGCATGAATCTGGCGAGGGATATCTTGTCATTGATTATGTAGAAGGATTTACGTTTTATACATGTATGGCAACAGGTCGGCGGGTTACAGAGGCGCATATCAAAGAAGTGGATCGAGCTTTACAGGGAGCACGTGAGCGTGGCTTAAACCCTTCGGATATTCATCTGCAAAATTTAATTGTTACCCTTGACGGAAGTGTAAAATTGATTGATGTTGCAAGATTTAGGCAAAAGAAAAAATGTCAGCAATGGTCGCACTTAAAGAAAGCATTTTATCAGTTGTACCAAAAGCGGTATGTGCCGAAAAAGTGGCCAGTTCGTGTGATGAGAATCGTCGCTGAGCTATATAAGAAAAAAAGGTTGCCCCGTTTTCGCTAA
- a CDS encoding metal-dependent hydrolase translates to MTGKTHLFGGIAAGVAVIQVTDAAPGPVLILSTLCALLPDICHRGSRIGRKLKIVSWLVSSLFGHRTVTHSLLFLGVGSWLLYLFAPDPAYAYGYAAGVSSHLLLDALTAKGIQLFWPIPWRIRFPLYTKTGGVVEWFVLMALIGYIGYAGLAVQ, encoded by the coding sequence ATGACAGGAAAAACACATTTGTTCGGGGGAATTGCCGCAGGGGTTGCAGTCATTCAAGTGACAGATGCAGCGCCCGGACCGGTATTAATTTTAAGTACACTCTGTGCATTGCTGCCAGATATATGCCACAGAGGGTCCCGTATCGGTCGCAAGCTGAAAATTGTTTCGTGGCTCGTTAGCAGCCTTTTTGGTCACCGAACAGTGACGCACAGCTTGCTTTTCCTCGGCGTGGGCAGCTGGCTACTTTATTTATTTGCCCCTGATCCGGCCTATGCGTACGGCTACGCAGCTGGTGTCAGCAGTCATTTGTTGCTGGATGCATTGACGGCAAAGGGAATTCAGCTCTTTTGGCCTATTCCTTGGCGGATTCGTTTTCCACTGTACACGAAAACAGGTGGGGTCGTGGAGTGGTTCGTGCTCATGGCTTTAATTGGCTATATCGGCTATGCGGGTTTAGCTGTACAATAA
- a CDS encoding glycerophosphodiester phosphodiesterase, producing MKIKALAHRGYPTKYAENTLSAYRAAFDLDFEYVEIDVHLSKDGVPILMHDITVDRMTNGQGFIKDFTYAELQALTVGSDEKIPTLKEGLIFCKNRMKVAVELKQQGDRYPGLEEAVLKEITDAGMLDQVYVNSFDHFAIMKMRELSNDIELGIIQTGATPAVFPFMKEINATYLSVRIEFLTDEYVQKCRNEGVQIVVWPVDADWQFEIFSRHPDILCTTNDLAKFKEMYVRWTSALKEQSL from the coding sequence TTGAAAATTAAAGCACTTGCGCACCGTGGCTACCCGACGAAGTACGCTGAAAACACGCTTTCAGCGTACCGGGCTGCTTTTGACCTCGATTTTGAATATGTAGAAATTGATGTTCATTTAAGCAAAGATGGCGTCCCTATTTTAATGCACGATATCACTGTCGATCGGATGACGAATGGACAGGGCTTTATAAAAGATTTCACATATGCCGAATTACAAGCGCTCACTGTCGGAAGCGATGAAAAAATTCCGACGCTTAAGGAAGGCTTGATTTTTTGTAAAAATCGTATGAAGGTTGCCGTTGAACTAAAACAACAAGGGGATCGTTATCCTGGCCTGGAAGAAGCAGTGCTTAAGGAGATTACGGATGCAGGTATGCTTGATCAAGTTTATGTCAATTCCTTTGATCATTTCGCGATTATGAAAATGCGTGAGCTTTCAAACGACATCGAATTGGGCATTATTCAAACAGGAGCCACTCCGGCGGTCTTCCCATTTATGAAGGAAATAAACGCGACATACTTATCGGTTCGAATTGAATTTCTAACCGATGAATACGTTCAAAAATGTAGAAATGAAGGCGTGCAAATCGTCGTCTGGCCTGTCGATGCCGATTGGCAGTTTGAGATTTTCAGTCGACATCCTGATATCTTATGTACGACGAATGACTTAGCAAAATTTAAAGAAATGTATGTACGATGGACGTCAGCATTAAAGGAGCAATCTTTATGA
- a CDS encoding phytanoyl-CoA dioxygenase family protein, with amino-acid sequence MTQALKKLSTAEKEAFEKEGYVIIRGLFSEEDVKRIHDLFEEISHQTIPGHFEPDFSAEQNDPLKRYPRVMHPHRFNEVARDYMLHPGVFDVLEDLYAEDVLAAQSMFYYKPPGSKGQALHQDNFYLKVQPGNCVAAWTAIDDVDEENGGLLVVPQTNEDEIVCPELADRSESFTHHYVKPPEGKKAVPVNMKAGDVLFFNGNLIHGSYRNKTKDRYRRAFICHYANGSAEEISKHYNPLYRRDGQTLDLKGNPDGGPCGVEFEDVYPH; translated from the coding sequence GTGACACAAGCTTTGAAAAAACTATCGACTGCAGAGAAGGAAGCCTTTGAAAAAGAAGGGTATGTCATCATTCGCGGCTTGTTTTCTGAGGAAGATGTTAAGCGCATTCATGACCTTTTTGAAGAGATCAGTCATCAAACCATTCCAGGGCATTTTGAGCCTGATTTTTCGGCAGAACAGAACGATCCGCTAAAACGTTATCCGCGTGTGATGCATCCACATCGCTTTAACGAAGTAGCACGTGATTATATGCTTCATCCTGGAGTGTTTGATGTGTTGGAAGATTTGTATGCAGAGGATGTGCTCGCCGCTCAGAGCATGTTTTATTATAAGCCACCAGGCTCTAAGGGGCAGGCACTGCACCAAGATAACTTTTACTTGAAAGTGCAGCCAGGGAACTGTGTGGCTGCGTGGACGGCAATTGATGATGTTGATGAAGAAAATGGCGGGCTACTCGTTGTGCCGCAAACGAATGAGGATGAGATTGTCTGCCCAGAATTGGCTGATCGTTCTGAATCATTTACCCATCATTATGTGAAGCCGCCTGAAGGAAAGAAAGCAGTACCAGTGAATATGAAAGCTGGTGATGTGCTTTTCTTCAACGGCAACTTAATCCACGGTTCTTATCGTAATAAAACGAAGGATCGTTACCGGAGAGCTTTTATTTGCCATTATGCGAATGGATCAGCCGAAGAAATTAGCAAGCATTATAACCCGCTGTACAGAAGAGATGGTCAAACGCTCGATTTAAAAGGGAACCCAGACGGCGGACCATGTGGTGTTGAATTTGAAGATGTCTACCCTCATTAA
- a CDS encoding phage baseplate protein: MKKIFSYSMAALSLLFLLPNTALAMPPIEQSKMFDLTSEDTELIREKALHNNTVIQSFAFDHVNKHIYTVQLMAGGQQLPDEDEPVSGRDRDFRGDLTLTKLNLQGEIEGHMFLKEFGHGVSIGIETEGDNTFIWTETDAISNDGKHGWGSKLARFPFEDGQILHADNPQLEKFELIPDVDRTTVNIDMAYGNLTMRYRENGQFNFAVFPLDQVKQHNDTPIYNVAQPSGLGTFQGFASYGRFLYLLEGNAYGKGDSEKPTGNTKITIVDLADGSVVDQHLISAGSDLRFREPEGMSIYLPNPNTPNRAMLTLGFASTVSETNSAKLASIYGYDQLIRVEAQK, encoded by the coding sequence ATGAAAAAAATCTTCAGTTACAGCATGGCTGCACTTTCACTACTGTTTCTACTTCCAAACACAGCATTGGCCATGCCACCAATTGAGCAGTCAAAAATGTTCGATTTAACTTCAGAAGACACTGAATTAATTCGCGAAAAAGCGTTGCACAATAACACTGTCATTCAATCGTTCGCTTTTGATCATGTGAACAAACACATCTATACCGTGCAGTTGATGGCCGGTGGGCAACAGCTGCCCGACGAGGATGAACCAGTAAGTGGTCGCGACCGCGACTTCCGAGGAGATCTCACGTTAACGAAATTGAACTTGCAGGGCGAAATAGAAGGACATATGTTTTTAAAAGAATTCGGTCACGGTGTTTCTATTGGTATTGAAACAGAAGGAGACAACACGTTTATTTGGACGGAAACCGACGCCATTTCTAATGATGGCAAACACGGATGGGGATCAAAGCTAGCAAGATTTCCTTTTGAAGATGGGCAAATTCTACATGCTGACAACCCTCAACTGGAAAAATTCGAGCTTATCCCTGACGTTGATCGTACGACCGTCAACATTGATATGGCGTATGGAAACTTAACGATGCGTTACCGAGAAAATGGCCAATTCAACTTTGCTGTCTTCCCCTTGGACCAAGTAAAACAGCATAACGATACGCCGATTTACAATGTCGCTCAGCCAAGCGGTCTCGGGACTTTTCAAGGCTTTGCTTCCTATGGACGATTCTTATACTTATTAGAAGGAAATGCCTATGGAAAAGGAGATTCCGAAAAACCAACTGGCAACACGAAAATCACCATTGTCGATCTTGCTGATGGATCCGTCGTCGATCAGCACTTGATCTCAGCTGGAAGCGACCTTCGTTTTCGCGAACCAGAAGGAATGAGCATTTATCTTCCAAACCCAAATACGCCAAATCGAGCAATGTTAACCCTCGGTTTTGCATCTACCGTTTCCGAAACCAATTCGGCAAAATTAGCGAGCATCTATGGTTATGATCAACTCATCCGTGTGGAAGCACAAAAATAG
- a CDS encoding carbohydrate ABC transporter permease, whose protein sequence is MSLKEKALRQTLLLLSAAIMLFPFVYAFLISLMKPDAFNNAISLIPSELTLQNYFDVIIDVPILKFIVNSFFFASIVTIGHLITSSLAAYAFVFIPFPGKSVFFMLVLSTMMIPWEATIIPNYDTIITLGWIDSFTGLIVPHLALTLGIFLLRQHFMTIPKELHEASQLDGCSRFRFFWQMVLPLSKPMLAAIGTYSFITTWNQYLWPLLVTNSNEIRTVQIGLKMLISQEEQNSFPIIMAGIILILLPTLIILLIGHKYLQEGLTTYSQK, encoded by the coding sequence ATGAGTTTAAAAGAAAAAGCCCTTAGACAGACATTGCTATTACTATCTGCAGCCATCATGCTCTTTCCCTTTGTCTATGCATTTTTAATCAGCCTCATGAAACCGGATGCGTTTAATAATGCGATATCTCTGATTCCTTCCGAACTGACCTTGCAAAATTATTTTGATGTCATCATTGATGTACCGATTTTAAAGTTTATTGTAAATAGCTTCTTCTTTGCATCTATCGTTACAATTGGTCATTTAATCACTAGCAGTTTAGCAGCATATGCATTTGTCTTTATTCCCTTTCCTGGAAAGAGTGTTTTCTTTATGCTCGTTTTATCAACAATGATGATTCCGTGGGAAGCGACGATAATTCCTAACTATGACACGATCATCACACTCGGGTGGATCGATTCTTTCACTGGCTTAATTGTTCCTCATTTAGCTCTCACATTGGGAATCTTTTTATTAAGACAGCATTTTATGACGATACCTAAGGAGTTGCACGAAGCATCGCAATTGGATGGTTGTTCACGCTTCCGCTTTTTTTGGCAAATGGTCTTGCCTTTGTCCAAGCCTATGCTTGCCGCCATTGGCACATATTCTTTTATTACAACGTGGAACCAATATTTATGGCCGTTACTTGTGACAAATAGTAATGAGATAAGAACCGTGCAAATTGGCTTAAAAATGCTTATCTCACAAGAAGAGCAAAACTCTTTTCCTATTATTATGGCCGGCATCATTCTCATTTTACTCCCGACCTTAATTATATTGCTGATAGGACACAAATATTTACAAGAAGGCTTGACGACGTATTCTCAAAAATAA
- a CDS encoding ABC transporter substrate-binding protein: protein MKLQNIVGLLVFTLLLAACGYPSSSEPMTEDGKTVVTFWHSMSGNNLNVLEDIITDYNSEQSEVIVKPVFQGTYREGFSKINSVIGTDDVPALMQLNEESTKPMIDMGEIKPMQDFIDQDNFNIENFEPAILGRYEVDGKLYSMPFNPSVAVVYYNKDAFKEVGLDPENPPHTYSEFAEAAELLTTKNGSEVERYGINIRNYGWHYEQLVVNQGGYTVNNENGRSGTPTEATIHNEEMKRAITWIKEMYDQGTFVNLGRNNDDVKESFFAGKVAMIVDTSSNAVPAIEDASFDLGIAKYPVADGVEPHGSVIGGASLWIFDDIPEETQHAAWDFVQYLLEPDTQVKWTTNTGYYPVSTDVYENELYKTHLENYPQVQATLDQLHLAEVSPVTQGAYIGVYPDIRIIIEDQVEKILEGSLTIDEALDQANDEVTEVLQQYQKIQESQ from the coding sequence ATGAAATTGCAGAACATTGTTGGATTGCTGGTTTTTACGCTACTGCTCGCTGCCTGTGGTTATCCCTCAAGCAGTGAACCGATGACAGAGGATGGAAAAACGGTCGTCACTTTTTGGCACTCAATGAGCGGCAACAATCTTAATGTGTTAGAAGACATCATTACAGATTACAATAGTGAACAAAGTGAAGTCATTGTCAAACCAGTGTTTCAAGGAACGTATCGTGAGGGCTTCAGTAAAATTAACTCAGTGATTGGAACAGATGACGTCCCAGCACTTATGCAATTAAACGAGGAATCGACCAAACCGATGATCGATATGGGTGAAATTAAACCGATGCAAGACTTTATTGATCAAGATAACTTTAATATAGAAAACTTTGAACCTGCGATTCTCGGCAGATATGAAGTAGACGGAAAGCTGTACTCTATGCCATTTAACCCTTCTGTTGCGGTTGTTTATTACAACAAAGATGCTTTTAAAGAAGTCGGCCTTGATCCGGAAAATCCACCACATACGTATAGTGAATTTGCCGAGGCGGCCGAGCTGCTCACGACGAAAAATGGCTCTGAAGTTGAACGCTATGGGATTAATATCCGTAATTACGGCTGGCATTACGAACAGCTTGTCGTTAACCAAGGCGGATATACCGTTAACAATGAAAACGGGAGAAGCGGTACACCGACAGAAGCAACAATTCATAATGAGGAAATGAAACGAGCGATCACGTGGATTAAGGAGATGTATGATCAAGGAACTTTTGTAAACCTTGGACGGAATAATGATGACGTCAAAGAATCATTTTTCGCCGGGAAGGTAGCGATGATCGTTGATACATCCTCCAATGCCGTTCCAGCAATTGAAGATGCATCTTTTGATCTCGGCATTGCAAAATACCCTGTTGCTGACGGGGTTGAACCGCACGGATCTGTCATTGGCGGCGCATCTTTATGGATTTTTGACGACATTCCAGAAGAAACCCAACATGCCGCTTGGGACTTTGTCCAATATTTACTAGAGCCGGATACACAAGTCAAGTGGACAACAAATACTGGCTATTACCCTGTCAGTACCGATGTATATGAGAATGAATTGTACAAAACACATTTAGAGAATTATCCACAAGTACAAGCAACCTTAGACCAGCTTCACTTGGCTGAGGTCTCCCCGGTAACACAAGGTGCTTATATCGGCGTCTATCCTGATATTCGCATTATTATTGAAGATCAGGTAGAAAAAATATTAGAAGGCTCTCTCACGATTGATGAAGCCCTTGATCAAGCCAATGATGAAGTGACAGAAGTTTTACAGCAGTATCAAAAGATCCAAGAAAGCCAGTAA
- a CDS encoding carbohydrate ABC transporter permease encodes MNSKRKDFRSALLYLSPALLIFIIFVFYPILKTFYLSFFITDRQRNPVFFNGIQNYVDMLQSPDFIETMIATLLFILYIVPGTIMISLFLAVLAHGKFKGAKIYKIIFSYTLGVSVAASAVIFRFFYHPENGLFNEVLSWLKIEKIGWLIDSNWALFSISIPTIWISIGFNFIVLTGGLHNIPKELYESAQIDGAGWWRQFKNITIPQLSPVLFFVTVILVISSFQSFAQIDLMTGGGPSGSTNLIVYSIYQDAFVRYDVGSASAQAIFLFLVILIVTYFQFKFGEKKVHYQ; translated from the coding sequence ATGAATTCAAAAAGAAAAGATTTTCGTAGCGCTTTGCTTTACTTATCACCTGCATTGCTTATCTTTATTATTTTTGTATTTTACCCAATATTGAAAACTTTTTATTTAAGTTTTTTTATTACGGATCGGCAGAGAAATCCGGTGTTTTTTAATGGCATACAAAATTATGTTGATATGCTCCAATCGCCTGATTTTATCGAAACGATGATCGCTACGCTGCTATTTATTTTATATATTGTCCCTGGAACAATCATGATTTCATTGTTTCTTGCCGTCTTGGCACACGGCAAATTCAAAGGAGCAAAAATATATAAAATCATTTTTTCGTACACATTAGGGGTTTCAGTCGCTGCAAGCGCTGTTATCTTTCGTTTCTTTTATCACCCCGAAAACGGCTTGTTTAATGAGGTGCTAAGTTGGCTAAAAATTGAAAAAATAGGCTGGCTGATCGATTCAAATTGGGCGCTTTTCTCGATTTCTATCCCAACCATTTGGATTAGCATTGGTTTTAATTTCATCGTACTCACCGGAGGATTACACAATATACCAAAAGAGCTGTATGAAAGTGCACAAATAGACGGGGCAGGCTGGTGGAGACAATTCAAAAATATTACAATCCCCCAGCTTTCACCGGTTTTGTTTTTCGTCACTGTCATTTTAGTCATTAGCTCCTTTCAATCATTTGCGCAAATTGATTTGATGACTGGCGGAGGACCTTCAGGTTCAACCAACCTTATCGTTTACTCCATTTATCAAGATGCATTTGTTCGCTACGATGTCGGTTCTGCTTCTGCACAAGCGATATTCCTTTTCTTAGTCATTTTAATTGTCACGTACTTTCAATTTAAATTTGGAGAGAAAAAGGTGCATTATCAATGA
- a CDS encoding LacI family DNA-binding transcriptional regulator — translation MEKSNMTIRDVAKKAGVSVATISRALNNSPLIKQETKEDILKLIDDLGYTPNSLGRDLRTAKTKRILVLTPLLVWPILRDVFDGIETAARQKGYTLIACPTSSNKKKEWEQLQMLQNRLVDGVIILNSSLSKKELTDLGKTHHVVQCCEIKETDFTVSISIDEEQAAYDAVKYLLSLGHEKIGMLSSKSVNSARLRLKGYKKALADHKISFDEQLIQYGQLSYEDGVHLTERLLHIHPRPTALFCISDVLATGAAKTLQKAGFKVPEEFSIVGFDNTQEAVMASPELTTISQPTFAIGTEAFNTLYHNIHSETKKYPTIKLPHQLIERSSTAPLQ, via the coding sequence ATGGAAAAATCTAATATGACGATTCGTGACGTTGCAAAAAAAGCAGGTGTCTCTGTTGCAACCATTTCTCGCGCATTAAATAATAGTCCTTTAATCAAACAAGAGACGAAAGAAGACATTTTAAAACTGATTGACGACCTAGGCTACACGCCGAATTCCCTCGGACGTGATTTACGCACAGCGAAAACAAAACGGATTCTCGTCCTCACACCTTTACTTGTCTGGCCAATTTTAAGAGATGTCTTTGATGGAATTGAGACAGCCGCACGTCAAAAAGGATACACACTAATCGCTTGCCCGACCTCTTCAAATAAAAAGAAAGAATGGGAACAACTGCAAATGCTGCAAAACCGGCTGGTCGATGGTGTCATTATCTTAAACTCAAGTTTATCGAAAAAAGAGCTGACTGATCTCGGTAAAACTCATCATGTTGTCCAATGCTGTGAGATTAAAGAGACAGATTTTACAGTTTCGATTTCAATCGATGAGGAGCAAGCAGCGTATGATGCTGTGAAATATTTACTTTCATTAGGTCACGAAAAGATTGGCATGCTGTCAAGTAAATCGGTCAATTCAGCACGGCTGCGGCTGAAAGGTTACAAAAAGGCGCTTGCCGATCATAAAATCTCTTTTGATGAACAACTGATTCAGTACGGGCAACTGTCCTATGAAGACGGCGTCCACCTGACAGAACGTCTACTTCACATTCATCCGCGACCGACAGCGCTTTTTTGCATTAGTGATGTGCTCGCCACTGGAGCCGCAAAGACTCTGCAAAAAGCTGGTTTCAAAGTACCTGAAGAATTCTCCATTGTAGGATTCGATAATACACAGGAAGCTGTTATGGCATCGCCGGAATTGACGACGATTTCTCAACCGACATTTGCTATCGGTACGGAAGCTTTTAATACGCTGTATCATAATATACATTCAGAGACAAAAAAATATCCTACGATTAAATTACCCCATCAGCTTATTGAAAGGTCATCAACAGCTCCTTTGCAATAA
- a CDS encoding HD domain-containing protein, whose product MRQVTLEQVFLHPVAQKYLGRSGIAHAITVAENALRRALREGENTDLAVKAALLHDIGHHQWYRDGQWDYQLYRQNDIHAIKGATRAHKLLVQLGEKPSDAKAIAVAILLHTDSYLPEGSFERSPLQRIVHEADEADEEPGGAHHYRRTDMTTALQRIRHLDRLVDRSLTDARQQQTS is encoded by the coding sequence ATGAGACAGGTTACACTGGAACAAGTGTTTTTACATCCGGTGGCACAGAAATATCTTGGGCGTTCGGGAATCGCTCATGCGATCACTGTAGCTGAAAATGCCTTGAGACGCGCTCTTCGAGAAGGTGAAAATACTGACTTAGCGGTGAAAGCAGCCCTTCTTCATGATATAGGACATCACCAATGGTATAGAGATGGGCAATGGGACTATCAGCTATATCGTCAAAATGATATTCATGCGATTAAGGGCGCGACGAGAGCGCATAAATTGCTTGTCCAGCTGGGTGAAAAACCGAGTGACGCAAAGGCCATTGCTGTTGCTATCCTTTTGCATACAGATTCATATTTGCCGGAAGGATCTTTTGAACGGAGTCCATTGCAGCGGATCGTTCATGAAGCGGATGAAGCAGATGAAGAGCCAGGAGGCGCGCATCATTATCGTCGTACCGATATGACCACAGCCTTGCAGCGCATTCGGCACCTTGATCGACTAGTTGACCGTTCGCTGACAGACGCTAGGCAGCAGCAAACGAGCTGA
- a CDS encoding sugar phosphate isomerase/epimerase has translation MSTLIKQKLDVQMAWWTLSGMGDEAGEWSDEEKIKRVAEDGFTGINGFLPPPEKASQWQEWMEQHSLTFSINAYPTNAHDMEAFLDKALEYSGDISLINAQVKAPFCTGEHAIALLDRIHTLSRQAKLPVLVETHRGTITQDLLRTVEYVERLPDLPLTIDFSHYVLTGEMHVVSQEAEVYFQRLLQQTECIHGRISNGEQIQVRLNADGGHERLNDFSHWWQSGMRAWRTRHSSGCFPFVCELGPPPYALVDEATDEKAIRWKQSLQLADIARRLWKDIDEEVSVSV, from the coding sequence ATGTCTACCCTCATTAAGCAAAAACTAGACGTTCAAATGGCTTGGTGGACGCTCTCTGGCATGGGGGATGAAGCGGGCGAGTGGAGTGATGAAGAAAAAATCAAGCGTGTGGCAGAAGATGGATTTACGGGGATCAATGGGTTTTTGCCGCCACCGGAAAAGGCAAGCCAATGGCAGGAATGGATGGAACAGCATAGCCTTACTTTCAGTATCAATGCCTATCCGACCAATGCCCATGACATGGAAGCTTTTTTAGATAAGGCGCTTGAATATTCGGGAGACATTAGCTTGATCAATGCACAAGTGAAGGCCCCTTTTTGTACAGGAGAACATGCGATTGCACTTCTCGACCGAATTCACACATTATCAAGACAGGCGAAATTGCCTGTCTTGGTAGAAACACACCGTGGAACAATTACACAAGACCTATTGCGAACGGTAGAGTATGTAGAGAGACTACCCGACCTGCCATTAACGATTGATTTTTCTCATTACGTACTGACAGGAGAAATGCACGTCGTCTCTCAAGAAGCAGAAGTGTATTTTCAACGGTTGTTACAGCAGACTGAGTGCATCCATGGGCGAATTTCAAACGGTGAACAGATTCAAGTTCGTTTGAACGCGGACGGTGGACATGAACGTTTAAACGACTTTTCACACTGGTGGCAATCTGGAATGAGAGCGTGGCGAACCCGTCACTCTTCAGGGTGTTTTCCCTTTGTTTGTGAATTAGGTCCGCCACCGTATGCGTTGGTTGACGAAGCGACGGATGAGAAGGCGATTCGTTGGAAACAATCTTTACAGCTCGCAGACATCGCTAGACGTCTATGGAAAGACATTGATGAGGAAGTCTCAGTGAGCGTATAA